A single window of Vigna unguiculata cultivar IT97K-499-35 chromosome 1, ASM411807v1, whole genome shotgun sequence DNA harbors:
- the LOC114177952 gene encoding protein cornichon homolog 1-like — protein MGLELFFWLIICFPFHIAFLASTFYQVLMLTDLEADFINPYDASSRINYFIVPEFIGQGLLCAFCLLTGHWIMFLMTVPVTCYHVMLYMKQQHLIDVTEVFRVLNSEKKFRLAKLAYYLTIIIITVFRLVLMLVNYLDFEDE, from the exons ATGGGTTTGGAGTTGTTCTTTTGGCTTATCATTTGTTTCCCTTTCCACATCGCTTTTTTAGCCTCCACGTTCTACCAG GTTTTGATGCTGACTGACTTAGAAGCCGATTTTATCAACCCATATGATGCTTCATCAAGGATTAATTACTTCATCGTTCCTGAGTTTATTGGGCAGGGATTGTTGTGCGCTTTCTGCCTTTTAACAGGTCACTGGATCATGTTTTTGATGACGGTTCCTGTTACATGCTACCATGTGATGCT GTACATGAAACAGCAGCATCTCATCGATGTTACTGAAGTGTTTAGAGTACTTAACTCTGAGAAGAAATTTCGCTTGGCCAAACTTGCGTATTACTTAACAATCATCATTATAACTGTCTTCAG GCTTGTATTGATGCTTGTCAACTATTTAGATTTTGAAGATGAATGA
- the LOC114176370 gene encoding receptor protein kinase-like protein ZAR1, with protein sequence MPMHHLLISLFLFFVVTPTASLNSDGLSLLALKAAVDSDPTGVLSSWSENDATACHWPGVSCTGDRVTQLSLPDKGLSGYIPSELGFLSSLKRLSLPYNNFSNVIPPSLFNATTLIVLDLSHNSLCGSLPSHFLSLKFLRHLDLSSNYLNGSLPPTLSDLTSLTGTLNLSFNFFSGGIPATLANLPVAVSLDLRNNNLTGKIPQVGSLLNQGPTAFSGNPGLCGFPLQTACPEAQKPGIFANPEEGFPQNPNALHPEGSDQRVKPHGGGSVAVLVISGLSVAVGAVSLSLWVFRRRWGGGEERKLGGQKFEGEVDAGEGQDGKFVVVDEGFELELEDLLRASAYVVGKSRSGIVYKVVGVGRGSSAAANVVAVRRLSEGDSTWRFKEFESEVEAIARVRHPNVVPLRAYYYAHDEKLLITDFIRNGSLHTALHAGPSNSLPPLPWAARLKIVQEAAKGLTYIHEFSGRKYIHGNIKATKILLDDELHAYVSGFGLSRLGLGPPKRNSLNQSSITTAMSSKVAASFNHYLAPEVRMAGGKFTQKCDVYSFGIVLLEVLTGRMPDFGAENDEKVLESFVRKAFREEQPLSDIIDQALIPEVYAKKQVIAAFHIALNCTELDPELRPRMKTVSENLDHIKYSENHV encoded by the exons ATGCCAATGCATCATCTTCTTATAtcactctttctcttcttcGTCGTTACTCCAACCGCCTCTCTCAACTCCGACGGGCTCTCCCTGCTGGCCTTGAAAGCCGCCGTGGACTCCGATCCCACCGGCGTCCTCAGCTCCTGGTCAGAAAACGACGCCACCGCATGCCACTGGCCCGGCGTGTCCTGCACCGGCGACAGAGTTACCCAACTCTCTCTCCCTGACAAGGGCCTCAGCGGTTACATTCCCTCTGAACTGGGATTTCTCAGCTCCCTCAAAAGATTGAGTCTTCCGTACAACAACTTCTCCAACGTCATTCCCCCCTCTCTCTTCAACGCCACCACCCTCATTGTCCTCGACCTCTCTCACAACTCGCTCTGCGGTTCCCTTCCCTCGCACTTTCTCTCCCTCAAGTTCCTTCGCCATTTGGACCTCTCCTCCAACTATCTCAACGGCTCCCTCCCTCCTACCCTCTCCGATCTCACTTCTCTCACCGGAACTCTCAATCTTTCTTTCAACTTCTTCTCCGGCGGGATTCCGGCCACCCTTGCTAACCTGCCTGTGGCTGTGAGCCTCGACCTCCGCAACAACAACCTCACCGGGAAAATACCCCAGGTGGGGTCCCTGCTGAACCAGGGTCCCACCGCGTTTTCTGGCAACCCTGGACTCTGTGGCTTCCCCTTGCAAACCGCGTGCCCCGAAGCGCAAAAGCCTGGGATTTTCGCCAACCCTGAAGAGGGTTTCCCTCAGAACCCCAATGCGCTCCACCCCGAAGGCTCAGACCAGAGAGTGAAACCACACGGTGGCGGCTCCGTCGCGGTTCTAGTCATCTCCGGGCTTTCAGTCGCGGTTGGAGCGGTTTCTCTATCTTTATGGGTTTTCCGGCGTCGGTGGGGCGGCGGCGAGGAGAGGAAATTGGGGGGGCAGAAGTTCGAGGGTGAGGTGGATGCGGGCGAGGGGCAAGATGGTAAATTTGTTGTGGTGGATGAAGGGTTTGAGTTGGAGTTGGAGGATTTGCTTAGGGCGTCTGCGTATGTTGTTGGGAAGAGTAGGAGTGGGATTGTGTACAAGGTGGTTGGGGTCGGAAGAGGGTCTTCCGCGGCGGCGAATGTTGTGGCTGTCCGGCGACTCAGCGAGGGTGATTCCACGTGGCGATTTAAGGAGTTTGAGTCTGAAGTGGAGGCCATCGCAAGGGTTCGTCACCCCAATGTGGTTCCGTTGAGAGCTTATTATTATGCCCATGATGAGAAGCTGCTTATCACCGATTTCATTCGCAATGGAAGCTTGCACACTGCTTTACACG CTGGGCCTTCCAATTCACTGCCACCATTGCCATGGGCGGCAAGGTTAAAAATTGTTCAAGAAGCAGCGAAGGGCTTGACGTATATACACGAGTTCAGTGGTCGCAAATATATCCATGGCAACATTAAGGCAACAAAAATCTTACTAGACGATGAGCTCCATGCATACGTGTCAGGTTTTGGACTTTCTCGCCTTGGTTTGGGTCCGCCAAAACGGAACAGCTTGAACCAGTCTTCTATAACCACTGCAATGAGTTCAAAGGTTGCAGCTTCCTTTAACCACTACCTGGCACCTGAGGTGCGCATGGCTGGTGGCAAGTTCACTCAGAAATGTGATGTGTATTCATTTGGCATTGTGCTTTTGGAAGTTCTGACGGGTAGGATGCCAGATTTTGGAGCAGAAAATGATGAGAAAGTTCTTGAGAGTTTTGTGAGGAAAGCGTTCAGGGAGGAGCAGCCACTGTCTGATATCATTGACCAAGCACTCATCCCTGAAGTTTATGCTAAAAAGCAAGTCATTGCTGCATTTCATATTGCTCTGAACTGCACCGAACTCGACCCAGAGTTGCGACCGCGAATGAAAACCGTGTCAGAGAATCTTGATCACATCAAATACAGTGAAAACCATGTATAG